Genomic window (Sinorhizobium sojae CCBAU 05684):
GGCGGATCTCCGGGCCGGGAACGATCCCGTTGTAATGCCATACCGTCGTCTCGCCGAGCGGCTCGGGCCCCAGGCGCATACGGCCTGGTGCAGCCCGAAGTAAGACGTCACGCGTGGAGCCGATAGCTGGAACAGCCGGCGAGAACGGCACCATCAAGCTTGTCGCGCCGGCAACCGCCGATGCGAGAAGGGCTCGACGCGTAATCGTCGGAGCAAACAAGTTGGACATGATTTCAGGCATCCTGTGCTTGGAGGTTGGCATCCGCAGAAGCGGCAATGCGACCAAGCCTGGGCACGCGTATCGCTCCCAAGGCCCATAACGCCGGCAACCGGAAACGGGACCAGCGTCAGCTACAGAATGATGCTTCGAGGAGGAAAAGGATCCGGCGGCACGGCGCGGCCGTCCAAGTCGTCGGAGGACGAAACTGCCGAATCGGGCGTTGTAAACGGCAGCTCAACGAGCGCGGTCGCGGGAATTGCTGCGAAAGAACCGAGACAAAAGTCGATGCACGAGGAGGCCCTGCCCTCATCGGCAGGCGGACATTCGTCACAATCGTCCATGTCGGCATCTGTCATGACAGCGGTCGATACGGCCGCCGACATTGCGGTCGCCTTCTGCGTGTGCACGACTGTGCCCGCGGCAAGGAGCGCGACCAGCACGACAGCAAGAAGGCGGATGAGTTGTGTCATCGGATGGCACTCTAGTCCGATTTCGAGAGATGTCCACATCCGAAGTGTCGCAGGACACGCGGAACCTTTAACCGGTTTTCGGGACGTGACGTTGCCCCCAAACGGTATCGAGAGAAACATGACCGCTGGTGGCGCTCAACGCGGCCCGATGTATTGGAGGAAGCGTCCGATCTGATGTACGCCAGCGTTCGTACAGCAACGGAGTATCCACTGTGGGTTAGCGCCCCAGGCTATCAGCGGCCGCGAGGATCTGCGCAGCGGTCGGGAAAATGCAGAGGCTGTTCGGTCCATCGGGCGCCTCAATTTGCGCCCAAGCCGACAATGCCAGCTGCGTCAACGAGGAAGGGCCCGACGAGCTGAGTACCGTGGTTCGCCAGGGTCGCATTATCAGCCTCGTCAAACTCGAAGCAGTCCCTGGCGTTGAGCACAACATTGGCTTCCATAGGATGCAGAGGTTCCGGAAACGCACCGGCAGGGTTGATGCGGGCAGGCGGCTTCGAACTGCGCCATGGTTGTGCGGTAGGGCCGGTCGGGACGCTCGCTGGTACCAAGCGTTAGAGATTTTCGCACTAACATCTGGAAGGAGATCGGTCCCGCGCCTGCTGCCAGGCTCCTTAAATTGACCTCGTTTTTAGGACAATGACATGTAGTAAAATCGAAGTGCTGCAGCGATCATCACGCGTCTTATCGGAATAGGTCGTTCATTGCCGCCATCACAATAGGGGGAGACCGATGCAAGAGAACCTCGTCGTCCGCCGTGAGATGCATATTCCGGCGCCGCCCGCCGCGGTGTTCGCCCTGCTGACCGACCCGGAAAAGATCCTGCGTTGGATGGGAACGGAGGCAGAGGTCGAGCCGCATCCCGGCGGGCTCTATCTCGTCAATGTGACCGGCGCACGCTTTGCCCGCGGCTCCTTCCGCGAAGTGGTACCGGTGCACCGGCTGGTATACAGCTTCGGCTGGGACGAAAGCGACATCGTGCCGCCCGCGTCGAGCCTGGTCGAGATCGACCTCGTCGAGCAGCCGGACGGCACACTTTTGCGCCTGACCCACTCGGGCCTTCCCACTGCCGACCAATGCGATGGTCATGCGGAAGGCTGGGCCCATTATCTCGACCGGCTGGCCGAGGTTGCCGCCGGACGCGATCCCGGCCCCGACCCCTGGCACGGTCGCACCGGCGCGGAATGATCAGGCAGATTGCAGCGGCTATGTCGCCGGCGACAGATCGCCCAATACCGTCGGGATCAGCTCCGTGACCGTTGGATGGATGTGCATTGCCCGTTTGATCGTGGTGTAGGGCTTCTTTGCGTACATCACGTCAAGAACGCTGTGGATCGCCTCGTCGCCGCCGGTTCCGAGAATGGCGGCGCCGAGGATTTCCTCGGTGTCGGCGTCGACGATCACCTTCATGAACCCTTCGGTCTTGCCTTTCTCGACCGCGCGGGCGACCCGCGTCATCGGCCGCGTACCGATCAGCAGCTTACGGCCGCTCTTGCGCGCCTCGCTTTCCGTCATGCCGGCCCGGCCAAGCGGCGGATCGATGTAGAGCGCATAGGCCTGGATGCGATCGCTGACCCGGCGCGGGTCGTTGTCGAGGAGGTTGGCCGCGACGATCTCGAAATCATTGTAGGCAGTGTGGGTGAAAACACCGCGGCCATTGCAGTCGCCCATGGCGAAGATATGCGGCACATTGGTGCGCAGGACATCATCGACCTCGATATAGCCGCGCTCACCGGTCTTGACCCCTGCCTTGTCGAGGCAGAGATCGTCGGTATTGGGGCGACGGCCGGTGGCCAGCAGCACGTCGGAGCCGACGACTTCCGGTGCGCCCGAGGTGCAGTCGACACCTGCTGCAATGCCGTCTGCCTGTTTGGCGAAGCGGATGCATTCCGCATCGAGGCGGATATGGATGCCCTCCTTCTCGAGAATGGCGCAGATCGCGTCCGAGACCTCCGGATCTTCCCGCGAAATCAGCCGCGGTCCTTTTTCGATGACCGTGACGTCGGAGCCAAAGCGGCGGAACATCTGCGCAAATTCCAGCCCGATATAGCTGCCGCCGATGATGACGAGATGTCTCGGCAGATGATCGAGCTCCATCAGCGAGCTGTTGGTGAAATAGGGGATGTCGTTGATGCCGGGGAGGTCGGGGACCGCGGCGCGGCCGCCGACATTCAAGAATATCCGCTCGCCGGAAATTTCTTCGTCGCCGATGCGCATCTCTCGCGGGCCCTCGAACTGCGCATGGCCCTCGAAGATGGTGCAGTTCTTCATGCCCTTGAGCCATTTCTCCACGCTGGAGCGGGAATCGAGCCGGATCTTGTCCTTCCGCGCCATCACACGGTCGAAATCCACGGAAACCGCACCGGTCGTCATTCCGTACTCCGCGCCGCGGCGCGCCGTATGGATTGCATAGGCGCTGGCGACCATGGCCTTGGTCGGCGTGCAGCCGGTATTGACGCAGGTGCCGCCGAAGAACTTGCGCTCGACGAGCGCCACGGTTTTGCCGGCTTCCGTCAGCCGGCCGGCGAGGGACGGCCCGGCCTGGCCGGCGCCAACTATGATTGCGTCGAAATGCGTGCTCATGACGATACCACCCAGAATGCCAGGAGAATGGCAACAAGATTTTCGAGGAGAGCGGCCGGCAGGTCCTTGCCTCCGAGCATCGCTGCCAGGCGCTTTCGTATCTCATAGCCGCCCAATGTACCGATGACGGCGCCGATGACTCCTGCGACCGCACCGCCAAAGGGCGAGCCGCCGACGGTGGCGATCGCCGCCCCGCAGAAACCGCCGCTCACGATTCGCACACCGAATTGCTGCGGAACCTTACGGCTCGGTGTGTTCGGGAGCTGGTCGGTGACATATTCGATGAGCGCCAGAAGGCCGAATATCAAGGGTGCGAAGCGGAAGGCCATGAAGGCCGCCCAGCTATTGGCAAGGGACAGCCAGCCGGCCGTTGCCGCAATGCTCACGGCCGCTGGCGCTGTCATCGTGCGAAGACCCGCCACAACACCGATGAGAAGGGCAAGAATATAGAGCATCTTTGAGCCTCAACGCGGGCTTCCGGCGGACCATGCGAACGGTTCAAGAAACTGCGGGCTTTTCAGCCGTCTCGTGTCATGCTTGCATTGCAAAGAAGCAGGATGATCGGCTCGTCTCGGCCCGACGGTGGCCGCCGGCAAGAGTGACCGACTTCGACGGCGATTGCAACCTTGCTGAAGGTAGGATCGCCCAGTGAATTCAACCTCAGGTCCGGAGGCGGCGCTTACTCTATTTTTCGCCGAGCGCTGACCTATATGGCAGCTCGAACGGACGCAGCCGAGAGTCCGTCATCGACACTGTGGGATCAAATCGAGGGAGACAATCATGCGCCTGACTTTGGTGAAAATGCTTTTTGGTACCGCGCTCGCCCTTGCGCTTACTTCCGCCGCGGCCAAGGCCGACGTCGTGGTTTCCTCCAAGATCGACACGGAGGGCGGCGTGCTCGGCAACATCATCCTCGCCGTCTTGAATGCCAATGGCATCGAAACAACGGACCGCGTCCAACTCGGCGCCACGCCCGTCGTGCGCAAGGCGATCGTCGCGGGCGAGATCGACATCTATCCGGAATATACCGGCAATGCCGCCTTCTTCTTCGAGAAAGCCGACGATCCCGTCTGGAAGGATGCCGACAATGCGTATGAAGAGGCGAAGAAACTCGACTATGAAGCCAACAAGATCGTCTGGCTGACGCCGTCGCCGGCCAACAACACCTGGGCGATCGCACTCCGCAAGGAGGTCGCCGAAGAGAACAACCTCAAGACCCTGTCGGACTTCGGCAAATATGTGAGCGAGGGTGGCGAGGTCGTGCTTGCGGCCTCCGCCGAATTCGTGAACTCGGCCGCCGCCTTGCCGGCCTTTCAGACGGCCTACAACTTCACACTGAAGCCGGAACAGCTCATCACGCTTTCGGGCGGCGATACGGCGGCGACGATTTCGGCGGCCGCGAACCAGACGAACGGCGCCAATGCGGCCATGGTTTACGGCACCGATGGCGGCATCGCGCCCTCAGGCCTCGTCGTTCTCGAGGACGACAAGAACGTGCAGCCAATCTACCAGCCGACGCCGATCATTCGCGAGGCGGTCCTGAAGGAGAACCCGGAAATCGAGACGCTCCTGAAACCCGTCTTCGAGAAGCTCGATCTGGTTACGCTGCAGGAACTCAATGGCCGCGTGCAGGTCGGCGGCGAGCCTGCCAAAGCCGTCGCCGAGGATTTTTTGAAGAAGAACGATTTCCTGAAGTAAGCTCGTAAAAAGGGTGTTGCCCGATTCCGGGCCACGCCCTCCAGCTTTCGCGTCGAGCGGACGATTTTATGGCGATCGGTACCATCCCGGAAACAGAGCGGAAAGTCCTTCCTTTCGATAAGCTCGGTGTGATCATTGCGGCTCTCGCGGTCTACGGCGCTTTCCTCGCGCCCTTTGCAACCTTCCGCGCCAACCGCATTGTGCAGGGCGAAACGAGGACGATCCTTGAGGCATTGCCGCCATTGCTCGGCTACGGGCTGCTTTTGGTGCTGATTTCGGGCGCCGCCATCGCGCTCTTGAAGACCGCTGCGGCCGTTCGCATGGCTGCTGCCGTTGCGGTTCTGGTTGCGCTCGCACTACTGATTGGCGTCTCTGCCGATCACCTGATGCCGGCGGACAATGCCTATGCCCGCATCTCGCCGGCCTCCGGCTTCTGGATCCTCATCTTTGCCTTCGCGCTGCTTATCGCCGACGCGCTGACGCGGCTTGCCCCGGGGCCGGGTATCCGGCTCCTTTTCCTTGCCGGGGTCTTGGCGCTCATCGGTGCAATGCTGGTGACCGGCCGCTGGGACGGCCTCTCGATCCTCAAGGAATATGCAAGCCGTGCCGATACGTTCTGGGCGGAAGCAGGCCGACATCTGACGCTGGCACTCGGCTCGCTCGCTGCCGCGGCTCTCGTCGGGCTGCCGCTCGGCATTGTCTGTCACCGCGTCGATCGGGTGCGCGACGCTGTTCTGAATTTCCTCAACGCCATCCAGACGATCCCGTCGATCGCCCTCTTCGGGATACTCATCGGCCCGCTCGGCTGGATTGCGGCCCATGTCCCGGGGGCGATGGCGATGGGTGTGCGCGGCATCGGCGTCGCTCCGGCGTTCGTCGCGCTGTTCCTCTATTCCCTCCTGCCCATGGTCGCCAATACGGTCGTCGGGCTCGCCGGCGTCCCGCGCGCCGCCAATGACGCCGCGCGCGGGATCGGCATGACCGACTTGCAGCGGTTGTTCGCGATTGAATTGCCGCTGGCCTTTCCTGTGATCCTGGCTGGCATCCGCATCGTGCTGGTGCAGAATGTCGGCCTTGCGACGATTGCCGCCCTCATCGGCGGAGGCGGCTTCGGGGTCTTCGTTTTCCAGGGGTTAGGCCAGACGGCAATGGATCTTGTGCTGCTCGGTGCAGCCCCGACCGTGCTTCTGGCCTTCGTCTCGGCGATGGTGCTCGACTGCCTGATCGAAATGACGACCGCGGATCGCGGCTGGGGCCAGGTGGCATGATCAAATTCGAGCATATTACGAAGCGCTACGGCGATACCGAGGTGGTGAGCGACGTCTCGCTGACCGTCGCGCCGCACACGGTCACTGTCGTCGTCGGGACCTCCGGCTCTGGCAAGACCACGCTCATCAGAATGGTCAATCGCCTGGTCGAGCCGACATCCGGCATGATCCGGATCGACGGCGAGGACAATCGATCCGTGCCTGCCTTCGAACTGCGCCGCCGCATCGGCTATGCGATCCAGGGCCACGGCCTCTTTCCGCACCGGACGGTCGCGCAGAACATCGCCACGGTCCCGACCCTGCTCGGTTGGGACAAGGCGCGGATCAGCGCGAAGGTCGAGGAACTGCTGACGCTGTTCCAGCTCGACCCGGACTTCTTCGGCGCGCGGTATCCGCATGAACTCTCCGGCGGCCAGCAGCAGAGGGTCGGCGTCGCGCGGGCGCTGGCAGCCGAGCCCAACCTGCTCCTGATGGATGAGCCCTTCGGCGCGCTCGACCCGATCATCCGCGCCAAGGCGCAGGACGATCTGCTCGCGATTCAGAAGCATTTCGGCACGACGATCATCCTGGTGACGCACGATATGGAGGAGGCTTTCCGTCTCGCGGACAAGATCGCCGTCATGGACAAGGGCAAGGTCGTGCAATATGCGTCGCCGGCCGAGATGCTGGTCCGGCCCGCCACCCCGTTCGTCGAGGCGTTGATCGGTGCCAGCGAACGGCCTTTCCGCCAGCTTGCGATCGAGACGACCGGCGATGCGGTCGAGCCAGGTGACGCCGAGGGCGCGCCGATTCCGGCGACGCTCAACCAGCGCGAGGCGCTTTCCGAACTCCTCTGGTCCGGCCGCACCGCGCTGCCGGTCGCTGCAGCGGATGGCAGGATTATCGGCAGGGTCAGTCTCGACAATCTCGTCAGGCGCGCGGCGAGGCCAGGGTGATGGTTTCTCCCGCAAATCTCCTCAGGCTGGGCGTGCTCGTCATTCTGATGGCATTCCTGCTGCAACCCGGCTGGTTCGGCCCGCTGCTGAAGCCGCTCGTTCAGGAGAACGCGCCGGTGATCTACAACCGCGGCAGCCTCTTATGGCTGACGGTCCTGCATCTCAGGATCGTGCTCATCGCGACGCTCGCCGCCACCGTAGTGGCCGTGTCGCTGGCGATCCTCGTCACACGCGAGGCGGGGACGGAGTTTTTGCCGCTGTCGCGCAGCCTCGTCAATATCGGCCAGACCTTCCCGCCGGTGGCGGTCCTGGCGCTCTCCGTTCCAATCTTCGGATTCGGGGAAAAGCCGACACTGATCGCCCTTTTTCTCTACGGTCTGCTGCCGATCTTCGAGAATGCCCTGACTGGGCTGACGACGCTGCCGCCGGCGGTGATCGAGGCGGCGCGCGGCGCCGGCATGACCGAGCGCCAGCGCCTCCTGAAGGTCGAACTTCCACTGGCGCTGCCGGTGATCCTGACTGGCATCCGGCTGTCCGTCGTGATCAGCCTTGCCACCGCGACGATCGGCTCGACGGTCGCGGCAAAGACGCTCGGCGAAGTCATCATCGCCGGACTACAGGCGAACAATCTCGCCTTCGTGCTGCAGGGAGGGCTCATCGTGGCAGCCCTTGCCGTGCTCATCCATGATGCGCTTCAGGCCATGGAGCGTGCACTCGCGCAGCGCTCCCAAGTTTGAAGGTCGTTGACACTCGGCGTCCGACCGGAGCACATTCGCGCCGGTTCAGGAGACCTGACGCTGATGATCAAGCCTTCCGGTGTCGAGCGCCTCAGCGCCGAAAACCCGCAGGCGATCGGCTTCTATCGCCGGGAAGGGTTTGCACAGATCGGCCGCATTCCCTGCGGCTGCATCCGCAACGGCCGGGAAGTGGATGACATCCTCATGGCCCGGCGCATCGTGGCATGAACGGGGGACCTGCCTTCGCGGCGATCGCTCAGAAAGTCGAGTTGAACGCCCCGCCGTCTAGCAACAGGATTTGGCCGACGATATAGCCGGCATATTGACTGCAGAGAAATGCCGCGCGACGCCGAATTCTTCCGGAGTGCCGACGCGTCCTGTCGGAGTTGGCTGGTCATGCCAGTTGAAAAATAAATAAAATCCTCTCTCGACATCCGTCTGCGCGAGATCCTCTCCAACATAGAGCAGCCTACCGCGCCGCGAAGACTACTGGCGCCGATTGCCAGGATTTGGTGGGAGGAGGTGTATCCGCCCCCCCGCCTCAAGTTGGCCCTCTCGGAAAGCGCTTTCTCCGACGGCGGTTTTCGCGCATTTTGCCGGCATCTGGAGCGCTTCGAGTCTTATAAGACGCGCAAAGCTCGCTGAGGCGCTTTGAATTGCTGCATGTCTCGTTGAGGTCGAGCCAAGGAGACGTGCAGTAGGCGGGGGAGGGTTCACATGACGCTTACATTGCGACAGATCGAAGTAATCCGGTCTGTCATGGTCGCGGGGACGATTGCGGGCGCTGCGAGGCTGATGAACGTGACCCAGCCCGGCGTCAGCCGCACGATGAAGCATATTGAGAGTTCCCTCGGCATCAAGCTCTTCGTCAAGAAGGCCGGCCGCTATGTGCCGACCAGCGAGGCTCGTGACATTTTCACGCAATTGCAGGAGGTCC
Coding sequences:
- a CDS encoding SRPBCC family protein — translated: MQENLVVRREMHIPAPPAAVFALLTDPEKILRWMGTEAEVEPHPGGLYLVNVTGARFARGSFREVVPVHRLVYSFGWDESDIVPPASSLVEIDLVEQPDGTLLRLTHSGLPTADQCDGHAEGWAHYLDRLAEVAAGRDPGPDPWHGRTGAE
- a CDS encoding FAD-containing oxidoreductase produces the protein MSTHFDAIIVGAGQAGPSLAGRLTEAGKTVALVERKFFGGTCVNTGCTPTKAMVASAYAIHTARRGAEYGMTTGAVSVDFDRVMARKDKIRLDSRSSVEKWLKGMKNCTIFEGHAQFEGPREMRIGDEEISGERIFLNVGGRAAVPDLPGINDIPYFTNSSLMELDHLPRHLVIIGGSYIGLEFAQMFRRFGSDVTVIEKGPRLISREDPEVSDAICAILEKEGIHIRLDAECIRFAKQADGIAAGVDCTSGAPEVVGSDVLLATGRRPNTDDLCLDKAGVKTGERGYIEVDDVLRTNVPHIFAMGDCNGRGVFTHTAYNDFEIVAANLLDNDPRRVSDRIQAYALYIDPPLGRAGMTESEARKSGRKLLIGTRPMTRVARAVEKGKTEGFMKVIVDADTEEILGAAILGTGGDEAIHSVLDVMYAKKPYTTIKRAMHIHPTVTELIPTVLGDLSPAT
- a CDS encoding membrane protein, which gives rise to MLYILALLIGVVAGLRTMTAPAAVSIAATAGWLSLANSWAAFMAFRFAPLIFGLLALIEYVTDQLPNTPSRKVPQQFGVRIVSGGFCGAAIATVGGSPFGGAVAGVIGAVIGTLGGYEIRKRLAAMLGGKDLPAALLENLVAILLAFWVVSS
- the osmF gene encoding glycine betaine ABC transporter substrate-binding protein OsmF codes for the protein MRLTLVKMLFGTALALALTSAAAKADVVVSSKIDTEGGVLGNIILAVLNANGIETTDRVQLGATPVVRKAIVAGEIDIYPEYTGNAAFFFEKADDPVWKDADNAYEEAKKLDYEANKIVWLTPSPANNTWAIALRKEVAEENNLKTLSDFGKYVSEGGEVVLAASAEFVNSAAALPAFQTAYNFTLKPEQLITLSGGDTAATISAAANQTNGANAAMVYGTDGGIAPSGLVVLEDDKNVQPIYQPTPIIREAVLKENPEIETLLKPVFEKLDLVTLQELNGRVQVGGEPAKAVAEDFLKKNDFLK
- a CDS encoding ABC transporter permease, encoding MAIGTIPETERKVLPFDKLGVIIAALAVYGAFLAPFATFRANRIVQGETRTILEALPPLLGYGLLLVLISGAAIALLKTAAAVRMAAAVAVLVALALLIGVSADHLMPADNAYARISPASGFWILIFAFALLIADALTRLAPGPGIRLLFLAGVLALIGAMLVTGRWDGLSILKEYASRADTFWAEAGRHLTLALGSLAAAALVGLPLGIVCHRVDRVRDAVLNFLNAIQTIPSIALFGILIGPLGWIAAHVPGAMAMGVRGIGVAPAFVALFLYSLLPMVANTVVGLAGVPRAANDAARGIGMTDLQRLFAIELPLAFPVILAGIRIVLVQNVGLATIAALIGGGGFGVFVFQGLGQTAMDLVLLGAAPTVLLAFVSAMVLDCLIEMTTADRGWGQVA
- a CDS encoding ABC transporter ATP-binding protein; protein product: MIKFEHITKRYGDTEVVSDVSLTVAPHTVTVVVGTSGSGKTTLIRMVNRLVEPTSGMIRIDGEDNRSVPAFELRRRIGYAIQGHGLFPHRTVAQNIATVPTLLGWDKARISAKVEELLTLFQLDPDFFGARYPHELSGGQQQRVGVARALAAEPNLLLMDEPFGALDPIIRAKAQDDLLAIQKHFGTTIILVTHDMEEAFRLADKIAVMDKGKVVQYASPAEMLVRPATPFVEALIGASERPFRQLAIETTGDAVEPGDAEGAPIPATLNQREALSELLWSGRTALPVAAADGRIIGRVSLDNLVRRAARPG
- a CDS encoding ABC transporter permease, which gives rise to MVSPANLLRLGVLVILMAFLLQPGWFGPLLKPLVQENAPVIYNRGSLLWLTVLHLRIVLIATLAATVVAVSLAILVTREAGTEFLPLSRSLVNIGQTFPPVAVLALSVPIFGFGEKPTLIALFLYGLLPIFENALTGLTTLPPAVIEAARGAGMTERQRLLKVELPLALPVILTGIRLSVVISLATATIGSTVAAKTLGEVIIAGLQANNLAFVLQGGLIVAALAVLIHDALQAMERALAQRSQV